The Nicotiana tabacum cultivar K326 chromosome 14, ASM71507v2, whole genome shotgun sequence genome contains a region encoding:
- the LOC107771388 gene encoding stem-specific protein TSJT1-like, with protein sequence MLAIFKKDVVDPPKELQSPASLQASIKAASPEETMKNFLSANPNNGFSIGFIDKAFLAYSNRASSYNTLQRLFCGVNDIYCIFLGSLNNLCALNKHYGLSKCTNEAMLVSEAYRTLRDRGPYPAHEVLKDLEGSFGFVIYDHKADTVFVALGADEKVKLFWGIAYDGSVMISDNVDHIKASCIKSFAPFPAGCMYHSGTGLKSYEHPSYKMKAMPRVDSEGSMCGAYFKVDVYSKVNSMPRVGSAANWATWGQLT encoded by the exons ATGTTGGCAATATTCAAGAAAGATGTTGTTGATCCACCAAAGGAATTGCAGAGTCCAGCCTCATTGCAAGCATCAATCAAAGCTGCATCTCCTGAAGAAACTATGAAGAATTTCTTATCTGCAAATCCAAATAATGGATTTTCTATTGGCTTTATTGATAAGGCATTTTTGGCCTATTCTAATCGTGCAAGTTCATATAACACTCTTCAAAG GTTGTTCTGTGGTGTGAATGACATATACTGCatttttttgggaagtttgaacaACTTATGTGCTTTAAACAAGCATTATGGCCTATCAAAGTGTACTAATGAGGCTATGCTTGTAAGTGAAGCATATCGGACTCTCCGCGATAGAGGCCCATACCCGGCCCATGAAGTTCTCAAGGATCTTGAAGGTAGCTTTGGATTTGTGATCTATGATCACAAGGCTGATACAGTCTTTGTTGCCCTG GGTGCTGATGAAAAGGTGAAGCTATTTTGGGGCATAGCATATGATGGATCTGTTATGATATCTGATAATGTGGATCACATTAAAGCAAGTTGTATCAAATCATTTGCTCCCTTTCCTGCTG GGTGCATGTACCATAGTGGAACAGGATTAAAGAGCTATGAGCATCCAAGTTACAAGATGAAAGCAATGCCAAGAGTGGATAGTGAAGGGTCAATGTGTGGAGCTTATTTCAAGGTTGATGTCTACTCTAAAGTGAATAGCATGCCAAGAGTTGGAAGTGCAGCAAACTGGGCAACTTGGGGCCAGTTGACATGA